A genome region from Polyodon spathula isolate WHYD16114869_AA chromosome 19, ASM1765450v1, whole genome shotgun sequence includes the following:
- the LOC121294364 gene encoding myoblast determination protein 1 homolog, with product MELSDSTFSFSTADDFYDDPCFNTSDMHFFEDLDPRLVHVGLLKPDDHHHHNEDEHVRAPSGHHQAGRCLLWACKACKRKTTNADRRKAATMRERRRLSKVNDAFESLKRCTSTNPNQRLPKVEILRNAISYIESLQTLLRGQDDNYFPVLEHYNGDSDASSPRSNCSDGMMDFSGPPCNTRRRNNYDSAYFTETPNDSKNNKNAVISSLDCLSSIVERISTDTAACAVLPVPENRAEGSPSPPQEGSILKEATITSPTNCTQLPLDANPIYQVL from the exons ATGGAGTTATCAGACAGCACTTTCTCATTCAGTACTGCTGATGATTTTTATGATGATCCCTGCTTCAACACCAGTGACATGCACTTTTTTGAGGATCTGGACCCAAGGCTAGTGCACGTGGGCTTGCTGAAGCCGGATGACCATCACCATCACAACGAAGATGAGCACGTTCGGGCTCCTAGCGGCCACCACCAGGCAGGCAGGTGCTTGCTGTGGGCGTGCAAAGCCTGCAAACGAAAGACCACCAATGCTGACCGGAGGAAGGCTGCTACGATGAGGGAAAGGAGACGACTGAGCAAAGTCAACGATGCCTTCGAGTCACTGAAAAGGTGCACCTCTACAAACCCCAATCAGAGACTGCCCAAAGTGGAGATCCTGAGAAACGCCATCAGTTACATAGAGTCTCTGCAAACCCTGCTCAGGGGACAGGATGACAACTACTTTCCAGTCCTGGAGCACTACAACGGGGACTCTGACGCTTCCAGCCCTCGATCCAACTGCTCTGATGGAATG ATGGATTTCAGTGGCCCTCCTTGCAACACCAGAAGAAGAAACAATTACGACAGCGCCTACTTCACAGAAACGCCAAATG attctaaaaataataagaatgcgGTCATTTCCAGCTTGGATTGCCTATCCAGTATAGTGGAAAGGATTTCGACAGATACCGCGGCATGCGCGGTGTTGCCTGTCCCAGAGAACAGAGCTGAGGGCAGCCCCTCCCCCCCACAGGAAGGATCTATCTTGAAAGAGGCCACTATCACGTCTCCGACCAACTGTACCCAGCTCCCCCTAGACGCCAACCCCATCTACCAGGTGTTATAA